One Roseimaritima multifibrata DNA window includes the following coding sequences:
- a CDS encoding LamG-like jellyroll fold domain-containing protein — MTKQLIGLMILFMMGSGVILHAEDSAGPFVGTLTTTDAHLLYRPGNKAAKLRLTVQDEKGRKVGAVDSTSEAEHDFVAKFHVAGLNPGSTYQYKIETIEDGSAKLVAGGTADYHFTTVPEQRSGQVTNVAFISCVNDTTDPVWEQMGKLNLDLLCFGGDTPYADTGDLADLRNKHRHLLQRPALADLCKSVPLAGTWDDHDFGKNNANGKSAADLKENTRRSFVEYRAQGKFGNGDEGIYQKVDKGAIEVFLLDARWFSQTGPSPVDPNQSTCFGTEQWNWLLESLRASKAPFKVLLQGQIWQDKKNRETDDMYTYYAERDALFDFIKKERIPGVVLVGGDIHVSRYLTHSQRVGYDLQDFIISPGHTSVIPSLDVYHQDLEWSRVEPNQFLTMTADTTKDVPVLTVKFMDGSGQVNLAKTFSHDQLRPNTDGGLAKDLRAYWSFDGDATNHSKLGKRLDGKLEGGASLVNSQGARGGALRLSRADNQYLSVPRAMLDDNANAYTASSWVKAASLPDHGSADRSFILETKVNNHCKLPNALSTGYAVSVGFRECDDPDKINLQLYTQTLVPQPVGSQNAPVTKSQGGFDCLLDRSLFSDWTHVAVTFDSKRLQLFINGALAKTFALPTPGPIAENGGLVIGGHRAGEGRNFDGMIDEVAIWNRPLSATEIEQVYNNGSPLSLSAD; from the coding sequence ATGACGAAACAGCTTATCGGTCTAATGATCCTCTTTATGATGGGGTCTGGTGTGATCCTTCACGCGGAGGATTCGGCCGGTCCTTTTGTCGGTACGTTGACAACTACCGATGCCCATTTGCTTTATCGCCCTGGAAATAAGGCTGCCAAACTGCGGCTCACCGTTCAGGACGAAAAAGGTAGGAAAGTGGGGGCTGTTGATAGTACTAGCGAAGCTGAGCATGACTTCGTGGCAAAATTCCATGTCGCTGGACTTAATCCTGGTTCCACCTACCAATACAAAATCGAAACGATTGAAGATGGCAGTGCCAAACTTGTTGCCGGGGGGACTGCGGACTATCACTTCACGACGGTACCTGAGCAACGCAGCGGCCAGGTAACGAATGTGGCGTTCATCTCTTGTGTCAATGACACCACCGATCCGGTATGGGAACAGATGGGGAAGCTGAACCTTGACCTGTTGTGTTTCGGTGGCGACACCCCCTACGCAGATACCGGCGACCTTGCCGACCTGCGAAACAAACACCGTCATCTTCTTCAACGCCCTGCCCTGGCTGATTTGTGCAAGAGCGTGCCGCTTGCCGGGACTTGGGACGATCATGATTTTGGCAAAAATAACGCCAACGGGAAAAGTGCTGCCGATCTAAAAGAGAACACGCGTCGCTCGTTCGTCGAATACCGTGCACAGGGAAAATTCGGTAACGGAGACGAAGGGATCTATCAAAAAGTAGACAAGGGAGCGATCGAAGTCTTCTTGCTTGACGCCCGATGGTTCTCTCAGACCGGTCCTTCTCCGGTCGATCCGAATCAGTCGACCTGTTTCGGTACCGAACAGTGGAATTGGCTGCTGGAAAGTCTTCGCGCTTCAAAGGCGCCTTTCAAAGTTTTGCTGCAGGGACAGATTTGGCAAGACAAAAAGAATCGCGAAACCGACGACATGTACACCTACTATGCCGAACGAGACGCATTGTTTGATTTCATCAAGAAGGAAAGAATTCCCGGAGTCGTATTGGTGGGTGGTGACATCCATGTGTCCCGCTATTTAACGCACTCCCAGCGGGTCGGGTATGACCTGCAGGACTTCATTATCTCGCCTGGACATACCAGCGTGATCCCTTCGTTGGACGTCTATCATCAAGACCTTGAATGGTCGCGTGTGGAGCCGAACCAATTCCTCACGATGACCGCTGATACAACCAAAGACGTTCCGGTCCTGACCGTCAAGTTTATGGATGGCTCCGGGCAGGTGAACCTAGCCAAGACGTTTTCCCATGATCAGCTGCGTCCCAACACGGACGGCGGTCTTGCCAAAGATTTGCGAGCTTATTGGAGCTTTGACGGGGACGCAACAAACCATTCGAAACTAGGCAAACGTCTGGACGGAAAATTGGAAGGAGGCGCTTCGTTGGTCAACTCGCAAGGGGCTCGCGGGGGCGCGTTACGTCTAAGCCGTGCGGATAACCAATACCTTTCCGTCCCACGTGCGATGCTTGATGACAATGCCAATGCCTATACGGCATCCAGTTGGGTGAAAGCCGCTTCGCTCCCCGATCATGGCAGTGCGGACCGCTCATTCATTCTGGAAACCAAGGTCAACAATCACTGTAAATTGCCCAACGCCTTGAGTACCGGATATGCCGTCTCCGTTGGATTTCGAGAGTGTGACGATCCCGACAAAATCAATCTGCAGCTTTACACTCAGACGCTTGTTCCACAGCCTGTTGGTTCGCAGAACGCACCCGTCACCAAATCTCAAGGCGGGTTCGACTGTTTGCTGGACCGCTCGCTGTTTTCAGATTGGACGCACGTTGCAGTCACGTTTGATTCAAAGCGTCTGCAGTTGTTCATCAATGGGGCGTTAGCAAAAACCTTTGCGTTACCGACCCCCGGTCCGATCGCAGAGAATGGCGGCCTGGTCATTGGTGGCCATCGAGCAGGAGAAGGACGTAATTTCGACGGCATGATCGACGAAGTCGCCATCTGGAATCGCCCCCTCTCCGCAACCGAGATTGAACAGGTCTATAACAATGGCAGCCCCCTGTCCCTCAGCGCTGACTGA
- a CDS encoding Dabb family protein produces MNMKNYAVEHTVTFRLAHAAGSPAEQEFLNAAAELEAIPGVQDFQIRKQTNPKNTHSYGISMRFASHDDYTAYSEHPSHVDFVQQRWLKEVADFQEADFEPL; encoded by the coding sequence ATGAACATGAAAAATTACGCGGTCGAACATACGGTGACGTTTCGTCTGGCTCATGCCGCAGGATCGCCTGCAGAGCAAGAATTTTTAAACGCTGCCGCCGAACTTGAAGCGATTCCGGGCGTGCAAGATTTCCAGATTCGAAAACAGACGAATCCAAAGAACACTCACTCGTATGGGATCTCCATGCGGTTCGCCAGCCACGATGACTACACCGCGTACAGCGAACATCCGTCGCACGTCGATTTCGTCCAGCAACGATGGCTGAAAGAAGTGGCTGATTTTCAGGAAGCCGATTTCGAACCGCTATAA
- a CDS encoding glucuronyl esterase domain-containing protein: MTLLIHLSNPIPLRSSLFGSLCLVFSLLIASPNLSLADEDPPLSIALFQADVTPPLGSPLCNGGVKPAMEIVTPLTARGIILLGADRPIVLCAFDWVGIANESHDRFRNALAEAVGTTPERVTVHTLHQHDTPGSDFATERLLSEHGLERRFSNASFDADVMDRLAAAARDAVATAKPVTHIGLGSSKVEKVASNRRILGPDGKVVLQRQSSGGRNPAAREAPEGTIDPLVRLITFWNDDQPHAVLTYYATHPQSYYGQGSVNWDFVGIAREMREQALPGVPHIHFDGAGGNVAAGKYNDGSKENRPVLAERLAEGMKQAWESQVKQPITARDVDWQVEPVSMPVSEALQEEALLAKLSDSKRKETDRLRAARDLTFLRRTVGGHQILINCLSLGTAKILHMPGELFVEYQLAAQQMRPDDFVAMAAYGDYGPGYIGTKIAYTQGGYETGIVSRVSPEVEQVLMDAMQKLLQPEPAENHTSLFEVPEIRSSWDDLTDGIKTKSDWHQRRAELKTKYLELLRDQHKPAKPALDLKVHEEVIVDGIYRRQLISYAVEEDERAHAYLGIPLDVTDKAPAVVALHGTYEFGSKRAAGMIQNPDKAYLDHLCRRGYVVIAPEHFVSGHRVPPEGAYDTGRFYKKHPEWTAVGKFTYEHSIAIDVLETMDQVDSERIGALGHSLGGHGTFFLAAYDDRIKASACNCGASFFRHNPNVTGWSRDRWYVYFKPIREDLLNQKMPPIDFHEIIALIAPRAFMDLSGLNDGNGPTQRQRLLMLMKIMEVYELEEAPQNFAFYVHGRGHSVAHESRQLMYGWMDTHLKPPAATQTSLVE, from the coding sequence ATGACACTCTTGATCCATCTATCCAATCCAATTCCGTTGCGATCGTCTCTATTCGGTTCTCTCTGCTTGGTTTTCAGCCTCTTGATCGCCTCGCCTAATTTGTCTTTGGCGGATGAGGATCCGCCGTTAAGCATCGCTTTGTTTCAAGCGGACGTAACGCCGCCTCTTGGATCGCCGTTATGCAATGGAGGAGTGAAGCCGGCGATGGAGATCGTGACTCCTTTGACCGCTCGTGGAATCATTCTTCTAGGCGCCGACCGACCGATCGTGCTGTGCGCGTTTGATTGGGTCGGGATTGCCAACGAAAGTCATGATCGGTTTCGAAACGCGCTGGCCGAAGCGGTCGGTACCACTCCTGAACGGGTGACGGTGCACACGTTGCATCAGCACGATACGCCTGGCAGCGATTTTGCCACCGAACGATTGCTTTCGGAGCACGGACTGGAACGACGTTTCTCGAACGCCAGTTTCGATGCAGATGTGATGGATCGCCTAGCCGCCGCCGCAAGGGATGCCGTCGCTACGGCCAAGCCAGTTACCCATATCGGACTGGGCAGCAGTAAAGTCGAAAAAGTCGCCTCCAACCGACGTATCCTTGGCCCCGACGGCAAAGTGGTTCTGCAGCGTCAAAGCAGCGGTGGCCGAAACCCAGCGGCACGCGAAGCGCCCGAAGGGACGATTGATCCGCTGGTCCGGCTGATCACTTTCTGGAACGATGACCAACCGCATGCCGTGCTAACCTACTACGCGACGCACCCGCAAAGCTATTACGGACAGGGTTCGGTCAACTGGGATTTCGTCGGAATAGCTCGCGAAATGCGTGAACAGGCTTTGCCCGGAGTTCCGCACATCCACTTCGATGGAGCTGGCGGCAACGTGGCGGCTGGCAAATACAACGATGGATCGAAGGAAAACCGCCCCGTGTTGGCTGAACGGTTAGCAGAAGGGATGAAACAGGCTTGGGAATCCCAAGTCAAACAACCTATCACGGCCCGCGACGTTGACTGGCAGGTCGAGCCCGTTTCGATGCCGGTTAGCGAGGCTCTGCAGGAAGAAGCGCTGTTGGCGAAGTTGAGCGATTCAAAAAGGAAAGAAACCGATCGACTGCGAGCCGCCAGAGATTTGACGTTTTTGCGCCGGACCGTCGGTGGACATCAAATCTTGATCAACTGTTTAAGTCTGGGGACAGCGAAGATCCTACACATGCCGGGCGAGCTGTTTGTGGAATACCAACTGGCCGCTCAACAAATGCGTCCTGATGATTTTGTTGCGATGGCAGCTTATGGCGATTACGGGCCAGGTTATATCGGCACCAAAATTGCCTACACGCAGGGTGGATACGAAACCGGAATCGTCTCCCGTGTGTCACCGGAAGTGGAACAGGTGTTAATGGATGCAATGCAAAAACTGTTGCAGCCCGAACCGGCGGAAAACCACACGTCTCTGTTTGAAGTTCCCGAAATTCGCTCCTCTTGGGACGATCTGACAGACGGGATTAAAACTAAATCCGACTGGCATCAGCGCCGCGCCGAATTGAAAACCAAATACCTCGAACTGCTGCGGGACCAACATAAACCGGCCAAGCCTGCACTTGATCTGAAGGTTCATGAGGAAGTGATCGTTGATGGAATTTATCGTCGTCAATTAATCAGCTATGCCGTGGAAGAAGACGAGCGTGCACATGCCTATTTGGGCATTCCGCTGGACGTGACCGACAAAGCACCAGCGGTGGTGGCGTTACACGGAACCTACGAATTCGGCAGCAAGCGAGCCGCCGGGATGATTCAAAATCCGGACAAGGCTTACCTCGATCACCTTTGCCGTCGTGGTTACGTCGTCATCGCACCAGAACATTTTGTGTCCGGGCATCGCGTCCCACCGGAAGGGGCCTACGACACGGGGCGGTTCTACAAAAAACATCCGGAATGGACGGCTGTTGGCAAATTCACGTACGAGCATTCGATAGCGATCGACGTGCTGGAAACCATGGACCAAGTCGATAGCGAACGGATCGGAGCATTAGGGCATTCGCTGGGCGGCCACGGAACCTTTTTTCTTGCGGCCTATGACGACCGCATCAAAGCGTCGGCCTGCAACTGCGGGGCTTCCTTCTTTCGGCACAACCCAAATGTGACGGGATGGTCGCGAGATCGCTGGTACGTCTATTTCAAACCGATCCGAGAGGATTTGCTGAATCAAAAAATGCCGCCAATCGACTTCCACGAAATCATCGCGTTGATTGCGCCCCGAGCCTTTATGGATCTGTCCGGTCTGAACGACGGCAACGGTCCGACTCAGCGCCAACGTCTGCTGATGTTGATGAAAATTATGGAGGTCTATGAACTGGAAGAAGCTCCTCAAAATTTCGCCTTCTACGTTCACGGACGAGGCCACTCGGTCGCTCACGAATCGCGGCAACTGATGTATGGCTGGATGGACACTCACCTCAAACCGCCCGCAGCAACCCAAACAAGTCTGGTCGAGTAG
- a CDS encoding type I restriction endonuclease has protein sequence MELFDSLTRLAVRMESQHELLGTEEATKNAVIMPIINALGYNVFDPTEVIPEFTADVGMKKGEKVDYAIVIDGDPTILIECKGINTKLDFKHASQLYRYFGVTTARFAVLTNGKHFWFYTDLDSPNKMDTKAFFQFDLNDFDARDVAELNKFGKSVFNLDNILANATELKFTQQLAAVLESEVDSPSDELVKHLTSKIYDGRFTSSVCDQFRPLVKSAFRDFINVRLSNRLKSALQGVDSSLTISDENNENDESDSGILTTAEEVEGFHIIRAMLAKHVPIKRVVMRDTKSYCGVLLDDNNRKPICRLHFNASQKYIGTFDADKNETRNPIDNLEAIYDFEKQIISTVHSYDGIGNSSPESSSNV, from the coding sequence ATGGAACTTTTTGATAGCCTGACGCGGCTCGCAGTACGAATGGAATCGCAACATGAGCTACTAGGAACCGAAGAGGCGACGAAGAACGCCGTAATCATGCCGATCATCAATGCTCTCGGATACAACGTCTTCGATCCAACCGAAGTGATTCCGGAATTTACTGCCGATGTGGGAATGAAGAAAGGAGAAAAAGTCGACTACGCAATTGTCATCGATGGCGACCCAACGATTCTCATTGAGTGCAAAGGGATAAATACGAAACTGGATTTCAAACACGCCTCCCAGCTGTATAGATATTTTGGCGTTACCACTGCACGGTTCGCAGTCCTTACCAATGGGAAACATTTTTGGTTTTACACCGATCTTGATTCGCCCAATAAAATGGACACCAAAGCCTTTTTCCAGTTTGACCTTAATGACTTCGATGCCCGCGACGTTGCGGAACTGAATAAATTCGGCAAATCCGTTTTCAACTTAGACAACATCCTTGCGAACGCAACCGAACTAAAATTCACTCAACAGTTAGCCGCTGTCTTAGAATCTGAAGTCGATTCTCCGAGTGATGAACTGGTAAAACACTTAACGTCCAAAATCTACGATGGGCGATTTACATCCTCAGTTTGCGATCAATTCCGACCATTGGTCAAATCGGCGTTTCGAGATTTTATCAATGTTAGACTGAGCAATCGACTGAAGTCCGCCCTGCAAGGTGTCGATTCTTCGCTGACGATTTCAGACGAAAACAACGAAAACGACGAGTCAGATAGCGGGATCCTAACGACCGCAGAAGAAGTCGAGGGGTTTCATATCATCCGAGCGATGCTCGCCAAGCACGTCCCGATCAAACGTGTTGTAATGCGAGATACCAAAAGTTACTGCGGAGTTCTTCTGGACGATAACAATCGGAAGCCAATTTGCCGACTGCACTTTAATGCGTCACAAAAATATATTGGCACATTCGATGCGGATAAAAATGAAACTCGAAATCCGATCGATAACTTAGAAGCCATCTACGATTTTGAGAAACAAATCATTTCCACCGTCCATAGCTACGACGGCATCGGAAATTCCTCTCCGGAATCGTCATCGAACGTTTAG
- a CDS encoding flotillin-like FloA family protein — translation MWGAAAIGFLIALVVVGLFSKWGSYWIQAYMSGAEVSMTSLIGMTFLKLDHRMIVTAKIMATQAGLPIDRQSGMSTARLQAHTLAGGDVMNVVKGLIAARRADIDLDFERASAIDLAGRDVLQAVQTSVSPRVIHCPAKDSQGKKRLSAVAKNGVELLVSVRVTVRTNLEQLIGGATEETIIARVGQGIITAIGSAKSHMDVLEMPSQISVGALAHGLDVNTAFTIVSIDIADIDVGENIGARLQSDQADADIRIARAAAEVRRAEANAQIQKMSALVVENQAFFVLAEAKVPIALAEAFRAGRMRVARLSADQNKQPNLNLRIHDERSSH, via the coding sequence ATGTGGGGCGCTGCGGCGATCGGATTTCTGATCGCTCTTGTTGTCGTCGGTCTGTTCAGCAAATGGGGATCGTACTGGATCCAGGCGTATATGTCGGGCGCGGAAGTGTCCATGACAAGCCTGATTGGCATGACCTTTCTGAAACTCGATCATCGCATGATCGTGACGGCCAAAATCATGGCCACCCAGGCGGGCTTGCCGATCGATCGCCAGAGTGGAATGAGCACCGCACGACTACAGGCTCATACACTGGCCGGCGGTGATGTCATGAACGTCGTGAAGGGGCTGATCGCCGCTCGACGGGCAGACATCGACCTAGATTTTGAACGGGCCTCGGCGATCGACCTTGCAGGCCGCGACGTCCTGCAAGCGGTCCAAACCAGTGTTTCGCCTCGTGTCATTCATTGTCCCGCGAAAGACAGCCAAGGCAAGAAACGGCTAAGCGCGGTCGCGAAGAATGGAGTCGAACTTCTTGTGTCAGTTCGAGTCACCGTTCGCACCAATCTAGAACAGTTGATTGGAGGGGCGACCGAGGAAACGATCATCGCTCGAGTTGGTCAAGGGATCATTACGGCGATCGGTTCGGCGAAATCGCACATGGACGTCCTTGAAATGCCTTCTCAAATCTCAGTAGGCGCGTTGGCTCATGGATTGGACGTCAACACCGCCTTCACCATCGTCTCGATCGATATCGCGGACATTGACGTCGGAGAGAACATCGGGGCTCGTCTGCAATCGGACCAAGCCGACGCGGACATCCGAATCGCTCGTGCAGCGGCTGAAGTTCGCCGCGCCGAAGCAAACGCACAGATCCAAAAGATGTCTGCACTCGTGGTTGAAAACCAAGCGTTTTTCGTGCTAGCCGAAGCGAAAGTGCCGATCGCACTTGCCGAGGCATTCCGCGCCGGACGCATGCGGGTCGCTCGCCTTAGTGCGGACCAAAACAAACAACCGAATCTCAATTTAAGGATACATGATGAACGATCTTCTCATTGA
- a CDS encoding glycoside hydrolase family 130 protein: protein MVQRRKRYRGLQRGYPFAAKFPRFVGTSVSDQTLPSAQQGLPFLPISPIETEAGWLVLTHRVDPMRQDTIGAILLDLDDPSRVIGRLKKPLLSPNENEREGYVPNVVYSCGAAIHNGHLILPYAMSDDASSFAIAPLNDLLSELTS from the coding sequence TTGGTCCAGCGGCGGAAACGGTATCGTGGATTGCAGCGCGGATACCCGTTTGCAGCAAAATTTCCCCGCTTCGTCGGAACCTCGGTAAGCGATCAAACTCTACCGAGTGCTCAGCAAGGTTTGCCTTTCCTCCCGATATCACCGATCGAAACCGAAGCCGGTTGGCTGGTATTGACTCATCGAGTCGACCCGATGCGGCAGGATACTATCGGCGCGATCTTGCTTGACCTTGATGATCCATCGCGTGTTATCGGCCGCCTGAAGAAGCCGCTACTCTCGCCAAACGAAAACGAACGAGAAGGCTACGTCCCCAACGTCGTCTACAGCTGTGGAGCCGCAATTCACAACGGGCACCTGATTCTCCCCTACGCGATGTCCGACGACGCATCTTCATTCGCAATCGCTCCACTAAACGACCTCCTCTCGGAATTGACGTCCTAG
- a CDS encoding YheU family protein — MRIPHDALQPDTLAAVVQEFVTRDGTDHSSVEQRVAAVMRQLVSGDVEINFDPETETCNIVRV, encoded by the coding sequence ATGAGAATTCCACATGACGCGCTTCAGCCCGATACCCTTGCCGCGGTCGTTCAAGAGTTTGTGACTCGGGACGGGACGGATCATAGTTCGGTGGAGCAACGCGTCGCCGCGGTGATGCGGCAACTTGTCAGCGGCGACGTCGAAATCAATTTCGATCCAGAAACCGAGACGTGCAATATCGTCCGAGTGTAG
- a CDS encoding tetratricopeptide repeat protein encodes MINRLHHCRVLGLVSLIACGFGLPANSLLNCSGQDGLKQLATDAEAQPAGPTKEVLIDTLNKVFGLLEQEDYVSASEYFVLPPNFRPEMLDGFIKRSEISQTGIDVLTKDAAFGNATQSFGAERAANHADRANVDITQCYGFYHTTDEATAEVMALWDGSRFKIMRLDDVGKLSATSAPAAASAKGELKALPKMASNLTEKDPAPVPAVDLAAIAQRLPDLEAATTANPLDAGARANFAMALYQIGNYPRAWTQLRVAVKVDPKHAGAAMGLAALFHKFESMGVFTVGVPPETVTGLLGEPDQIVDLGDDRKRYVYAFYAVDFQAGRIHETIDLRNATEAMFRPTEIVSVDLDGRGWRCGIRNKADGQVTARYYLPGEMISNWTEQVEVQRILGAANIGTSKEIAAKFVAQVKAAQPKMEHQILDVQDDSVIVALELPGSPQFAKRHQLVRLFRADNDVHRLAYSVKVDQPSEETQKKWLAIMKAAKLERVGE; translated from the coding sequence ATGATCAACCGTCTGCACCATTGCCGGGTTCTCGGCCTGGTATCTTTGATCGCGTGCGGTTTTGGGCTGCCCGCGAACTCGCTGCTCAACTGCAGCGGTCAAGATGGATTGAAGCAGCTCGCAACGGATGCCGAAGCACAGCCGGCGGGGCCGACCAAGGAAGTTCTTATCGACACCTTGAACAAGGTCTTTGGACTATTGGAACAGGAGGATTATGTTTCCGCGTCCGAATACTTCGTGCTACCTCCGAATTTCCGCCCGGAAATGCTCGACGGGTTTATCAAACGAAGTGAAATTTCGCAGACCGGAATCGATGTGTTAACGAAGGACGCTGCGTTTGGTAACGCCACGCAGTCTTTCGGAGCTGAACGAGCTGCGAATCACGCGGATCGCGCCAACGTTGATATTACGCAGTGTTATGGTTTTTATCACACCACTGATGAAGCGACCGCGGAGGTGATGGCCCTTTGGGACGGTTCCAGATTTAAGATTATGCGGTTAGATGACGTCGGGAAACTATCGGCGACCAGCGCCCCGGCGGCTGCATCGGCAAAGGGCGAGTTAAAAGCATTGCCAAAGATGGCTTCCAATCTGACCGAAAAGGATCCCGCTCCGGTACCTGCCGTCGATCTGGCAGCTATCGCTCAGCGGCTGCCTGATTTGGAGGCCGCCACCACCGCGAACCCTCTGGATGCTGGTGCTCGAGCAAACTTTGCTATGGCGCTATATCAAATCGGAAATTATCCGCGCGCCTGGACCCAGTTGCGCGTTGCGGTAAAGGTGGATCCGAAACATGCAGGCGCCGCGATGGGGCTGGCTGCACTGTTTCATAAATTTGAATCGATGGGCGTCTTTACGGTGGGAGTTCCTCCAGAAACCGTGACCGGTTTGCTGGGCGAACCCGATCAGATCGTCGATTTGGGGGACGACCGCAAACGGTATGTTTATGCGTTCTATGCTGTTGATTTCCAAGCAGGACGAATCCATGAAACCATCGATTTGCGAAACGCAACCGAGGCTATGTTTCGACCGACAGAAATTGTTTCTGTTGATTTGGATGGCCGTGGATGGCGATGCGGGATTCGCAACAAAGCGGACGGTCAAGTCACCGCTCGCTATTATTTGCCGGGAGAAATGATTTCCAATTGGACGGAGCAGGTCGAAGTCCAAAGGATCCTTGGAGCCGCAAACATCGGGACAAGCAAAGAGATCGCCGCAAAATTTGTGGCTCAAGTGAAAGCGGCTCAACCGAAAATGGAGCATCAGATTTTGGACGTCCAGGACGACTCTGTGATCGTTGCCCTTGAACTACCGGGCAGTCCTCAGTTTGCCAAGCGTCATCAATTGGTGCGATTGTTTCGGGCAGACAACGATGTCCACCGCTTGGCCTATTCTGTGAAGGTCGACCAGCCATCCGAGGAAACTCAAAAGAAGTGGCTCGCGATCATGAAAGCGGCAAAGCTGGAAAGGGTTGGCGAATAG
- a CDS encoding CNNM domain-containing protein → MDYVLLFTYLAVAIGFSFLCSIAEAVLLSITPSYIAHLRKETTASAQRIVALKANIDRPLSAILSLNTIAHTVGAAGVGAQAASMWGDNYVGLISAVLTLLILVLSEIIPKTIGALHWRRLAGVVSIFVRWLIVLMFPLVWMSEILTKWLAGDQSQKLVTRAEIAAVAELGTSEGLLKKNESRILRNLLTLESITVEDVMTPASVVISLEKSKTLADISSEIASVPVSRIPLYDQRRDAISGFVLKNELLTAIAAGKMDQPLESFSREILAVHEDDSITAVFDTLLNARAHIAIVMDRFGGVEGIVTLEDVLETLLGLEIVDEEDVTVDMQMLARERWKSRLEKQGIKTDSIPDAPKSD, encoded by the coding sequence ATGGATTATGTGCTGCTATTCACCTATCTAGCTGTCGCGATAGGGTTTTCGTTTCTTTGTTCGATTGCCGAAGCGGTTTTGCTTTCGATAACTCCCAGCTACATCGCGCATCTGCGGAAGGAAACGACAGCATCCGCTCAGCGAATCGTCGCTCTGAAAGCGAATATTGATCGCCCTCTGTCGGCTATCCTCAGTCTGAATACCATCGCCCATACCGTTGGTGCTGCTGGCGTCGGCGCCCAAGCTGCCTCGATGTGGGGGGATAACTATGTAGGCTTGATCAGTGCGGTACTGACGTTGCTGATTCTGGTGTTAAGTGAGATCATCCCGAAAACGATTGGGGCACTGCACTGGCGGCGATTGGCTGGCGTGGTCTCGATCTTTGTCCGCTGGCTTATTGTGCTGATGTTTCCCCTGGTCTGGATGTCGGAGATTCTGACGAAGTGGTTGGCCGGAGACCAATCGCAGAAATTGGTGACTCGGGCTGAAATCGCTGCGGTTGCAGAACTTGGCACCAGTGAGGGGCTGCTAAAGAAGAATGAGTCACGCATCTTAAGGAACCTTCTGACGCTTGAATCGATCACCGTGGAGGACGTGATGACGCCAGCCTCCGTGGTGATTTCGCTGGAGAAATCAAAGACGCTTGCGGATATCAGTTCGGAAATCGCTTCAGTCCCTGTTTCCCGAATCCCTTTGTACGATCAGCGTCGCGACGCAATTTCTGGTTTTGTGTTGAAAAATGAATTGTTGACCGCAATCGCTGCGGGGAAAATGGACCAACCGCTTGAGTCGTTTTCTCGCGAAATTCTTGCGGTCCACGAAGATGATAGTATCACAGCCGTTTTTGATACGCTGCTAAACGCTCGCGCTCATATCGCGATAGTGATGGATCGTTTTGGAGGCGTCGAAGGAATCGTCACGCTGGAAGACGTTCTGGAAACCCTGCTAGGTTTGGAGATTGTCGATGAGGAGGATGTGACGGTCGACATGCAGATGCTTGCCCGAGAGCGATGGAAGTCCCGTTTGGAAAAGCAAGGAATCAAAACAGATTCAATCCCAGACGCTCCGAAGAGCGATTGA